In Limnohabitans sp. INBF002, one genomic interval encodes:
- the ttcA gene encoding tRNA 2-thiocytidine(32) synthetase TtcA encodes MTTAEKDLNKDPKQIKIEHENHKLEKRLCRQVGQAIVDYNMIEEGDKIMVCMSGGKDSYAMLDILLMMQQRAPISFELIAVNLDQKQPGFPADVLPKYLAQVGVKFRIETQDTYSIVKEKIAEGKTMCSLCSRLRRGILYRVAGELGCNKIALGHHRDDILQTFFLNMFFGGKLKAMPPKLVSDGGDHMVIRPLAYVAEKDLERWSKVRQFPIIPCTLCGSQDGLQRQVVGEMLRDWEKKFPGRIENMFAAMQNVVPSHLMDHTKFDFKNLVTTGVASEDGDKAFDHEEFPMATLPGMQVVTL; translated from the coding sequence ATGACGACCGCTGAAAAAGACCTCAACAAAGACCCGAAGCAAATCAAGATCGAGCACGAAAACCACAAGCTCGAAAAACGCCTGTGCCGCCAAGTTGGCCAAGCCATCGTGGACTACAACATGATCGAAGAAGGCGACAAGATCATGGTTTGCATGTCGGGCGGCAAAGACAGCTACGCCATGCTCGACATCTTGCTCATGATGCAGCAGCGCGCGCCCATCAGCTTTGAGTTGATTGCGGTCAACCTCGACCAAAAGCAACCCGGCTTTCCTGCCGATGTATTGCCCAAGTATTTGGCGCAAGTGGGCGTGAAGTTCCGCATCGAAACGCAAGACACGTACTCCATCGTCAAAGAAAAAATCGCCGAAGGCAAAACCATGTGCAGCCTGTGCTCGCGCCTGCGCCGTGGCATTTTGTACCGTGTGGCGGGTGAGCTGGGCTGCAACAAAATCGCACTGGGCCACCACCGCGACGACATCTTGCAAACCTTCTTCTTGAACATGTTCTTTGGCGGCAAGCTCAAAGCCATGCCTCCGAAATTGGTGAGCGATGGCGGCGACCACATGGTCATTCGCCCCTTGGCCTACGTGGCCGAGAAAGACTTAGAGCGTTGGTCCAAAGTGCGCCAGTTCCCCATCATTCCCTGCACGCTGTGCGGCAGCCAAGACGGCTTGCAACGCCAAGTGGTGGGCGAGATGTTGCGCGATTGGGAGAAGAAGTTTCCAGGCCGCATTGAGAACATGTTTGCAGCCATGCAAAACGTGGTGCCGTCGCATTTGATGGACCACACGAAGTTTGATTTCAAGAACTTGGTGACCACGGGGGTGGCGTCAGAGGATGGCGACAAGGCGTTTGACCATGAAGAGTTTCCTATGGCTACCTTGCCTGGGATGCAGGTGGTGACGCTTTAG
- a CDS encoding dihydroneopterin aldolase, whose product MASKGTQILNLTGLRFDANLGILEHEKIDPQPIQVDAELNLGTQPLLPHDDDICHVLDYRKVRQIIISECTAEHVNLLETLIGKLAHRLMQLPGVLGVRVKIAKLEIFEDCEVAIRMETGQW is encoded by the coding sequence ATGGCGAGCAAAGGCACCCAAATTTTGAACCTCACCGGCTTGCGCTTTGATGCCAACTTGGGCATCTTGGAGCACGAGAAAATTGATCCGCAGCCCATTCAAGTGGATGCCGAACTGAACTTAGGCACGCAACCCCTGCTGCCCCACGACGATGACATTTGCCATGTGTTGGACTACCGCAAGGTGCGCCAAATCATCATCAGCGAGTGCACGGCTGAGCACGTCAACTTGCTCGAAACACTCATTGGCAAACTCGCCCACCGCCTCATGCAACTGCCGGGCGTACTGGGCGTGCGCGTGAAAATCGCCAAGCTGGAAATTTTTGAAGACTGCGAAGTGGCCATTCGCATGGAAACAGGACAATGGTGA